One Setaria italica strain Yugu1 chromosome II, Setaria_italica_v2.0, whole genome shotgun sequence DNA segment encodes these proteins:
- the LOC101785586 gene encoding WAT1-related protein At5g64700, with product MDAASKKAYVIAITVQVILTGMAVISKAAFNAGMSTFVFVFYRQAAGSILMLPLALFLQRKNAWSMPFPWLLKLFLCALVGNTLSLSLYHVSLKFTSATVAAAAGNSMPVVTFCLALLLRMEVVKLNASGIAKLAGVALCLAGVFAIAFYSGPALSPVNHQRAFHTHASVSGHANASSKTTWIEGTFLMVLANMAWSVSIVWQAALLKELPNKMLVATGLCVFSAVQSFIVAVAAERDFSRWQLRLDVSLLAVVYAGFVVAGVSYYLQAWCLEMKGPVFFAVWTPLCFVLTIFCSSFFLGEIVPLGSVVGGILLVGGLYSLLWGKHKETPAVSRGQVNMRDCAQDEEEHNEPNKYELEEATSASAGEQEV from the exons ATGGATGCCGCAAGCAAGAAAGCCTACGTCATCGCCATCACGGTGCAGGTGATCTTGACGGGGATGGCGGTGATATCCAAGGCGGCTTTCAACGCCGGGATGAGCaccttcgtcttcgtcttctaCCGGCAGGCGgccggctccatcctcatgCTGCCTCTTGCCCTCTTTCTCCAAAG GAAGAATGCGTGGTCGATGCCGTTTCCGTGGTTGCTCAAGCTCTTCTTGTGTGCCTTAGTCGG GAACACGCTGAGCTTGAGCCTGTACCATGTAAGCCTCAAGTTCACATCGGCGACAGTGGCTGCAGCAGCAGGCAACTCGATGCCCGTCGTCACCTTCTGCTTGGCGCTGCTACTAAG GATGGAGGTGGTGAAGTTGAATGCCTCCGGCATAGCCAAGCTCGCTGGTGTGGCGCTCTGCCTCGCCGGTGTCTTCGCCATCGCCTTCTACTCCGGGCCTGCACTTAGCCCTGTCAACCATCAGCGCGCCTTCCACACCCACGCTTCCGTCTCCGGGCACGCAAACGCCTCTTCCAAGACGACATGGATCGAAGGGACGTTCCTCATGGTCCTCGCCAACATGGCATGGTCCGTATCCATCGTCTGGCAG GCTGCTCTGCTCAAGGAGTTGCCGAACAAGATGCTGGTGGCCACTGGGCTCTGCGTTTTCAGTGCTGTGCAATCCTTCATCGTTGCAGTGGCAGCCGAGAGGGACTTCTCCAGGTGGCAGCTCCGGCTGGACGTCAGCTTGCTCGCCGTCGTCTACGCT GGTTTTGTGGTGGCTGGAGTGTCCTACTACCTTCAAGCATGGTGCCTGGAGATGAAAGGCCCAGTCTTCTTCGCCGTCTGGACCCCGCTATGCTTCGTCCTCACAATCTTCtgctcttccttcttcctgggAGAGATTGTTCCCCTTGGCAG TGTTGTGGGTGGAATCCTGCTAGTTGGAGGCCTCTACAGCTTGCTGTGGGGTAAGCACAAGGAGACTCCGGCTGTGTCCCGCGGTCAGGTGAATATGAGAGATTGTGCGCAAGATGAGGAGGAGCACAATGAACCAAACAAGTATGAGCTAGAGGAAGCAACATCAGCATCTGCAGGTGAACAGGAAGTCTGA